From Bacillus rossius redtenbacheri isolate Brsri chromosome 16, Brsri_v3, whole genome shotgun sequence, a single genomic window includes:
- the LOC134540496 gene encoding uncharacterized protein LOC134540496, which produces MGPAPPRRTRHHILRGVPAASRWSTAMPSVDSVVIAAVVGLAMFLAARWALQRWGAATRVPVQQQSRNLQRERERRLDETEAVCPEDAEDVTNGPVPVHLTERVSAPMERKKYERVKKPEGVDRKTTMKFYGRPEVSFGDTQFEKSRPDPGQIKEKTYTRKATYERRKELEDDDDAITTAGEVEVKGDSTSASGAHFEQPVESQEDLHSGNDVEDSGCETGDQEDAQVRELPSTKKYVQSRREDREQPSVVQDETYETADAVRARGSKAEHAEKEAQYVEGWLGEDPEDEGDRDASEADVQAVELDELLLTVKSMPPDGNSLFAALAHQTFGVAPWDPGHREIAGKLRVDAVRHLAHHPMQYWDQLLRDVRRHQHRYAARETAEQQVAMYVDDLALDGFPAGHAALQALADLVGCDVVLYDEALGELGVRSARHSISHRAVLLLRRQPASDGSQAFHFDSVLDVAAVENLYEGA; this is translated from the exons ATGGGGCCAGCGCCGCCGAGACGCACTCGTCACCACATACTCCGCGGG GTCCCCGCGGCGTCGCGCTGGTCCACTGCCATGCCGTCGGTGGACTCCGTGGTCATAGCTGCCGTGGTCGGACTGGCGATGTTTTTAGCCGCGCGCTGGGCCCTGCAGCGCTGGGGTGCCGCTACTCGCGTCCCGGTGCAACAGCAGTCTCGCAAT TTGCAGCGGGAACGAGAGCGAAGACTGGACGAAACAGAAGCTGTGTGTCCCGAAGACGCAGAAGACGTTACAAACGGGCCGGTTCCTGTTCACTTGACAGAGCGCGTATCAGCGCCGATGGAGCGGAAAAAGTACGAGCGAGTGAAGAAACCGGAGGGTGTAGACAGAAAAACAACGATGAAG TTTTACGGAAGGCCAGAGGTGTCTTTCGGGGATACACAGTTTGAGAAGTCGCGACCGGATCCCGGTCAAATCAAAGAGAAGACGTACACGCGAAAAGCAACGTACGAGCGTAGAAAGGAACTGGAGGATGATGATGATGCGATAACAACGGCTGGGGAAGTGGAAGTAAAAGGAGATTCAACGTCCGCGAGCGGTGCTCATTTTGAGCAGCCGGTGGAATCACAAGAAGATCTGCATTCGGGAAATGATGTCGAGGATTCTGGGTGTGAGACAGGCGACCAGGAGGATGCCCAAGTTAGGGAGCTCCCGTCGACGAAGAAGTACGTGCAGTCGAGAAGAGAGGACAGGGAGCAGCCGAGTGTCGTGCAGGATGAGACGTACGAGACTGCGGACGCAGTGCGTGCGAGGGGATCCAAAGCAGAGCACGCGGAGAAGGAGGCGCAGTACGTGGAGGGGTGGCTGGGCGAAGACCCCGAGGACGAAGGTGACCGGGATGCGAGCGAGGCAGACGTGCAAGCGGTGGAGCTGGACGAGCTGCTGCTGACGGTGAAGAGCATGCCGCCGGACGGCAACTCGCTGTTCGCCGCGCTGGCGCACCAGACCTTCGGCGTCGCGCCCTGGGACCCGGGCCACCGGGAGATCGCCGGGAAGCTCCGCGTGGACGCGGTGCGCCACCTGGCTCACCACCCCATGCAGTACTGGGACCAACTGCTGAGGGACGTGAGGCGGCACCAGCACAG GTACGCGGCGCGGGAGACCGCGGAGCAGCAGGTGGCGATGTACGTGGACGACCTGGCGCTCGACGGCTTCCCCGCGGGCCACGCGGCGCTGCAGGCGCTGGCGGACCTGGTCGGCTGCGACGTCGTGCTGTACGACGAGGCGCTCGGCGAGCTGGGCGTGCGCAGCGCCCGCCACTCCATCAGCCACCGGGCCGTGCTGCTGCTGCGGCGGCAGCCCGCGTCCGACGGCTCCCAGGCCTTCCACTTCGACAGCGTGCTGGACGTGGCGGCCGTCGAGAACCTCTACGAGGGCGCCTGA